In the Carboxydothermus hydrogenoformans Z-2901 genome, TTATTTCGTAAAGGTCAAATTCTTTGATTTTATACCCATTGATACCGTTCTTGAATTTTTCCTTCAAAAATTGGATATACTCACGGACAAGCAGTTCATATTTGGGTTCATAATCAAAGATATAGAACCCTATTTCGTTACCCAGACCTTTATTTTCAACAAATGATTTCTTCTGTATTGCTGGAATTAAGGCATCAAGCCTTTCATAGATTGTTTTCACTTTTTCCACCTCACCTTTGTTCAAAAAAGCATTAATTAAGCCCGAGGAATATATTCAAAATTGCTTTTTCGCCCTTCTCTTTCAAATGTTCGATAATTGAAGGATCAAGAACAGGCTTAATAATTTTTCTATTTCTTTTATTACTGATAAGCCCTGCTTCATAGAGTATCCTGATAAAAACTTGTTTTAGTTTGTAAAAGGTGTAATCATCCCAAGAAGCTACTTTCTTGCTCTGTTCCCTTTTTCTATCAAAAAAGATGTTAAAATCTTTGTCTTCAATAACATAGTCCTTCACTATCAATTTTTCTTTAAACACTTCATCCATAAATTCAAAGAAAAGCCTGTCGGTTTTCATAATGCTGTATAATACTATCAGTTTGCCTGTTTCTATATCCCCATGAACTAACTTGTGGAGCAAAACCTCATCCAGAACTTTTATCCTTTTTAAAACCATAGACGCAATTTCTTTTCTGCGAGTCTCTGTGTTTACCTGAAAAATGTTATCATAAAGCGCTTTTTCCTTTATTTCGTTATCTTTCAAACCCTGGAGGACAAGATTTGCAGCCTTTTTCATCTCCAGAAAAAGGAACGGCAATGTTTTAATAGTAGTCTTATATTCCATTTCTTCTATCATCTCAAACTCACTCTTTTCTATCATTCTTACTCTTATTATTTTAAGCATTGGTCAACATGCAATAATTTGTTATCCTACACTTTTTCGCCATTAACATCAGTTAAGTCGCTAACTATTTCCCCTTTATCGAGGGTGTAAAAATAGGTATAAACCATGTTGCGCAAAAGACGGCTAATTGTCACATTATGTTTTTTTGCCAGGTTTTCGATATAAGAAAGCTCAGCATCCGACACCTTGATGTTAATCATTTTCCCTTCCTTCGTGCGAAAGGTGTAATCCTCAAGCAACTCTTTGGGATGAAAGTTATAAAGTATATACATAATCATCTTCGCTCTCGTTGCAGCAATTTTGTTTTGTTCAGCATATTCTTTTAATCTTCGGTGCATCTGCGGTGTTACCACAGTCCAGATTTCATTTTTCTTTTTCACCAAGTCAACACCTCGCACACAGTCATCCAAGATAATAGTAAATTTTATAACAATCTTTATCAAGTTTTTTTTAGATTTTTCTTTCAAATTTATGCACAGTAAGAATCTGTTTAGCGGTACTTTTTGTGGTTCCTATTAGCTTGTGAAACAGTTAATAACTAAACCAATATCGCAAAAATTAATAGAATTACGCTTTAATATTAACCACGACGAATTATTTTGATTTATTCCAAGTATTCTATGTATTTCTTATAATAATAACGTTTTTTAGTGGTAAACATTAAATAACCTCCATGCATGTAACGTTTCTAAAATCGTATTTTTCTCAATTGGCTCTTCAACCTCTTCAGTCTTTTAATATGGGCCGATATGTATTAATACAAATTAATATAAATTAATACAAATCAATTCATATTAATTTGTATTAATGCGAATTATTTTTCCCTACAGGTATATTGTCTTTGACTCGATACCCTCGATGGCTGAAAGCTCTTTTTTAATAATAAGTTCCCGTCTCTTAATTCTTTGTTATCGGCAATGTAACGATATTATGTTTTTGGTCAAAGCGTTTTTAAAAATGTATTGCTTTTTGCTCAAGTTTTTATTAGAGTAATTTTTATATTTTTTTGTAAAAACCATTGATGTATTAGAATATAAATGCTAAATGCATGTGCCTTGAAATCCAAATCCGAAAGGGGCTGACATAAATAAATGATAAAATATGTCAGATTCATTTGCCCACCGCGCGGCATTTTTTGGATTTGCGTACGGCGAATTGACTTTTGGCGAGATGAAGTTGAAATAGCAGTCCCGAATGAAAACCAACAAATGGAAACGGTATACAAAAAAACATTCTTTGCACCATTTACTTCTTTGTTCACAGTTATAGGTGTAAGATTAGCTGAAGCCTTTGTAATATAAATATAGATTTCGATTCTAAAAACAAAAAGTTTATTAAAAACATTTATATCCTCAGCATTTCGAATTTAAAATCGTAACTTGTATTTTTAAAATCATAAATAAAAGCCTCTACATACGAATTGGATAGATGTAGAGGCTTTCTTATTAGTTTTGGCTAAACGGAAATGATAGATTTGATCTCTTTATCCCCAATCTATTGTTGCTTTCATTAATAGTGATAACCTCTCTCTGCAAAGTTGCTATAGTAAAATTCGTAAAGTTCTTCTGTGGAGTTAAATTCTGGTACCGTCCCCTCTACGAATGGCCTTACTTTGGTATTGTATTCCTCCAGGGTAAGGGCCTTGAATACTATCATCCCAAAATCCCTGATACCTTCTTCCAAAGTATTTTCTACCCGATGCCAAATAAAGCCGTCCTCTGTCTCTTTGACCAGCTTTCCAAAAAATTGATGTCCTCTACCAGTACTATGAAACCCAACCCAGTTATCATGAACCTCGACACAGATTGCAAGTTGCAACGGCGGATTTGGGCCAAATGAAGAGTCTTTTACTAAATAAAGAACTTTATCACTAATCACACTAAACACCCCTATACCCTGCAGGTTATCCCAATTATATTCCCTTTGCTTTTCTTCATTCACTATGAATTTTGATGGGCAATTTCTATTTATAACCTCACTTCTCTTGAGTAAAATTTGACTTTAATTACCCGTTTTAGGTAATATGGGAACGAATAATTACTTTAGTATAGCAAAGGAGTGTGATCAAGATGGAACAAAATGACTGTAGCATAAAAGATTTCAAGACACTTAAAGTCTGGCAAAAAGCAAGAGAATTGTCTCAAGATATCTATAAAGTTTCCGCTAATTTTCCTGGATTTGAGACCTATGCAGCAAAATCTCAAATCCTCCGAGCAGTAAACTCCATCGGCGCAAACATTGCCGAGGGAAATGGCCAGCTTTACAAGAAAAAACAAGTCAATTTTCTTAACAATGCGCTCGCCAGCGCATCGGAAACGCGACACTGGCTTGTTGTCGCATTAGATAATGGATATATTCTTTAAAAGATTATAATAAGCTTGAGCAAAAAACCACAGAAATCATCAAAATGCTTATCGGCTGCATTAAAAAGCTACAGGAAAAAACAGAAGATGAAGAAATCGCGTAATTCCGAGATTTTTGCCATTCCAATAACCTTACTCGCCCTTTGCGTATTGTTCAAATTAAATTATAAGTATGAATGTAAGTATTTTTCAATTTCGATTAAAACAAGTCGAAGTGGCAATAATTAAGCAGATACTGCTTAAGGATGTAGGGAATAGGTGTGCAAGTCTTTACTGGCGTAGCACTTATTCCCTTTTTCTTAATCAATTTTTAGCTGCTATTTTTTTGCCCTTTAATGTTATAATTATGGTGAATAATTCCAAAAGGAAGGATATATATGGAAACAGATAAAAAAAGTATTATACTTAATTTATACTGTGATGAAATAAAAGAATACCCTCTTAAAATACCTTTTATTAACACTTTTGAAAAATGGACATATATAGGAATGCTTATTGTACCAGAATTTATATCTGATAAGCTCTACAAAGATTTGATAAACTTACGATGTCTTTCACAACCACCTAAACCGTGGGGTAGTTGCTCAGAGCCTTGTCCTTACCACAATTTAAATAATACAGAAATCCATTATCAAAACACAGATGATTCAATAAAATATAAGATAGCTTCCAATTGGGTAAAGTATTGGCTTGATGACAGGGAAAATATCTACTTTTACATACTCGGTATTAACCTTACAAAATTAGATCTGGATAAATTCGGCCCCAAAAATCAAAAAGATAAACACTCAACTATTTACAATAGATTTTTTAGAACTGCACTAAAAAAGGCTTTGAAAACTTATTTTAGAGATTATGATAGCATAATCGTCAAAAATATTTTTCATGATAAAGGCAATGCTGAATACCATGAATATTTCCCATGGCACTCTATTTATAAGTTACAATCCGAAGAAGATAAAATTTATTTTGCCAACAACCATATAAAATTCATTAATTCCGACCACCGCAAACCCGACGGAGATCCTGTACATTCACAGTTTATCCAATTTATTGATATAATTCTTGGATGTTTTGCAAATAGTCTTCATTTAAATGCGACGAGTAAAAATAAATATTCTCTAACAGTTAGTGCTTTTCCTATTATAAGGCGAATTATAAAAAACCCTAATAACCCTAACAGCAGATATAACTACTATAAAAGACAAATGGTACAGTTTTTCCCCAAGGAAGATTTAAAAGGTATGGATGAACAAAGCCTTGAA is a window encoding:
- a CDS encoding DUF1819 family protein gives rise to the protein MIEEMEYKTTIKTLPFLFLEMKKAANLVLQGLKDNEIKEKALYDNIFQVNTETRRKEIASMVLKRIKVLDEVLLHKLVHGDIETGKLIVLYSIMKTDRLFFEFMDEVFKEKLIVKDYVIEDKDFNIFFDRKREQSKKVASWDDYTFYKLKQVFIRILYEAGLISNKRNRKIIKPVLDPSIIEHLKEKGEKAILNIFLGLN
- a CDS encoding four helix bundle protein, translated to MEQNDCSIKDFKTLKVWQKARELSQDIYKVSANFPGFETYAAKSQILRAVNSIGANIAEGNGQLYKKKQVNFLNNALASASETRHWLVVALDNGYIL